The sequence CTAGAGAATAATCAATAAACTCTAAAACTAAATTCTCAGAAAAATCTTGAATAGGAGAAATTTCTTCAAATAATTCTAAAAGTCCTTCATTTAGAAACCAATCATATGCTTGAACCTGTGTTTCTAAAAGGAAAGGAACTTCCATCCCTTCACCAACTTTGGCAAAACTACGTCTTTGCCTTCTTAAAGAGTTTGCTGGATTGGCCATAAATATAAAGTTCACCCCCGCAGATTTTATCAACCTAAACAACTAGATTAACTATTTTATATTAATAAATTAAAAATTACCTCATATAAAAACATAGATTATTATTTGTTTTTTCATTTAAAATATACATACTTTTTAAAATTTAACTTCGCACAATAAGTTGTAACAATAAATAATAGTAACACAATTACGAATTATTGTCAAGCAGAAGGTAATTTTATCATAGGTAAAAAAGCACTCTGTTATATATAACAGAGTGCTTTTATTTTAAAAATTATTTAGCTTTAATTAAGCTTATTTAATCTCAACAGTAGCTCCAGCCTCTTCTAATTGAGACTTAACATCTTCTGCTTCTTCTTTAGAAACAGCTTCTTTAACTGGGCTAGGAGCACCATCAACTAATGCTTTAGCTTCTTTAAGTCCTAAATCAGTAACTCCTCTAACAGCTTTGATTACTTTAATTTTGCTACTTCCAGCAGCAGTTAATACTACATCAAATTCAGTTTGCTCTTCAGCAGCACCAGCAGCACCAGCAGCAGGAGCAGCTGCAACAGCAGGAGCAGCACTTACATCAAATTTCTCTTCTAATTCTTCAACCAATTCAGCTAATTCTAAAACACTCATTTCTTCTATTGCCTTTAAGATATCTTCTTTAGTCATTTTAAAATCCTCCTAATTTTTAATTATTTTTTATTATTCTGCTTTTTTCTCTTTAACCGCATTAAGCGCATAAACTAAACCGTTTATTGGATATTTCAAGGAATATACTAAACCAGAAATTGGAGCCTTCATACCACGTGCAATCTGAGCAAGCAATACCTCTCTTGGTGGAATATCTGCTAAAGCCTTGATTCCATCAGCATCCAAAATATCACCAGATAATATACCTGATTTAATTTCTAAATTATCATGATCTTTAGCAAAATCAGATAATATCTTAGCCGGTGCAACTGGATCCTCACTAGAAAAAGCAATAGCTATAGGACCACTTAAATATTCTTTAATATCTTCATATCCAGTTTCTTTTGCAGCTAAGTACGTTAAAGTATTTTTAGCAACTTTATATTCTACACCAGCTTCTCTTAACTTAGCACGTAGTTCAGTTACTTCTTCAACATTCAAACCACGGTAGTCAGTTAATACAGCTGATTTAGCATTAGAAAACTTTTCAACAAGATCTTGAACAATAAGCTCTTTTTTACCACGTTGACCCATTCCGTTAATCCACCTCCTTATAAAAGTAAAAAGTCTCCGTAGAAGCCGGAGACTTTTTACTTTATCAAAAATAGCAGACCGAAGCTCATGCTATAATTTAAGCATTATCATTTATCCTCCAGCCTCGGTAGGAAATTTAAGCTTATTAAAGCACCTACTGTCTACGGCCTTACCCGTATTCTTTTTTACTCACAAGCAAGATTATAACACAGTAATTAACACAAGTCAATACTTTTTTTAATTATCCAATCATATTTATAATAGCTTGTGGGTCAATCTTAATTCCTGGCCCCATTGTTGAGGAAACAGCAATATTAAGTAAATATCTACCTTTAGCAGTTGCAGGTCTAACCTTAACTATAGTCTCTAATGCTGTTCTAAAGTTTTCATATAGATCCTCAACATCAAAGTTATCTTTACCTAATGGTAGGTGAATATTAGAACCTTTATCCGCTCTATATTCAACTTTACCAGCTTTAATATCTTTAACAGCTTGTTCTACTTCAAAAGTTACTGTTCCAACTTTAGGATTTGGCATTAATCCCTTAGGCCCTAAAATAGGTCCTAATTTTCCTACAACACTCATCATGTCAGGAGTAGCTACTACTACATCAAAATCCAACCAACCTTCTTGAATTCTTTCAGCTAACTCTTCTCCCCCTACAACTTCTGCTCCAGCAGATTCAGCTTCCTTCACCTTTTCTCCTTGAGCAAAAACAATAACTTTAACTTCTTTACCAGTTCCTTTAGGCAGAACAACTGCACCACGAACTTGTTGATCATTTTTAGTAGTATCAATACCTAATTTAACTGATACTTCTATAGTTTCATCAAAATTAGCAGTAGCTGTCTCTTTAGCTAATTCTAATGCTTCTTTAATTTCATATAATTTATGTCTATCTACTTTTGCAAGTGATTTATTATATCTTTTCGACATCTTTCTAACCTCCTTTGTGGTATTAGCGGAAATTCCTCCCACTTATTAAAAAAGACAAATTATTCCTCAACAACAATCCCCATACTTCTAGCAGTACCTTTGATCATGCTCATAGCAGACTCTAAACTAGCTGCATTTAAATCTTCCATTTTTAGTTCAGCAATAGATTTAACATCGTCTAAACTAACAGTAGCAACCTTATTGAGATTAGGCTCACCAGAAGCTCTTTCTATACCAGCAGCCTTCTTTAATAAGTTAGCAGCTGGAGGAGTTTTAGTAATAAAATCAAAAGAACGATCAGCATAAACTGTAATTTCTACCGGAATAATATTACCAGCTTGGTCAGCAGTTTTTGCATTGAATGCCTTACAGAAATCCATAATATTAACTCCATGTTGACCTAATGCCGGACCAACTGGAGGAGCTGGATTAGCCTTCCCAGCAGGGATTTGTAAACTAATCTTACCTGTAACTTCTTTTGCCATATCTTACACCTCCTTATATCTTTTCTACTTGATCAAATTCTAATTCAACTGGTGTTTCTCTACCAAACATAGATACTAACACCATTAATTTAGCTTTCTCATAATCTATTTCTTTAATTTCACCAGCAAAGTCTTCAAAAGGCCCTTCATTAATTCTGACATTTTGTCCTTCTTCTAAATCTATCTCTGTTTTAGTTTCTTCAATTCCCATATCCTTAAGAACTTTACTCATTTCTGTGTCTTTAACCGGAACTGGTTTAGTCCCAGCACTAGCAAACCCGATTACACCTGGAGTATTACGAACAACATACCAAGAATCATCATCCATAACCATTTTAACCAATGCATAACCAGGGAAAATTTTCTCTTTAACAACTGTCTTCTTACCATTTTTAATCTTAACTTTTTCTTCTGCCGGTATTAAAATTTCAAATATCTTTTCTTCCATTTTTGTAGTTTTAATACGCTGTTCAAGGTTAGCTTTAACCTTATCTTCATGGCCAGAATAGGTATGAATAGCATACCATTCTATATTACTCTCCATAATAAAGGGACCCTACTTCTAAGCAGGACCCACACCTCCTCTAATTAAGAATAATAGGCCTAATTATACTAGAGAAAACAAAATCAATTCCTCCAATAAACAAAGCAACAAGCAAAACAGTAACAATTACAACCATAGTATAAGACATTACTTCTTTTTGTTTTGGCCAATTTACCTTTTTAAGCTCAGCTTTTACTTCACGAAAAA is a genomic window of Orenia marismortui DSM 5156 containing:
- the rplJ gene encoding 50S ribosomal protein L10, producing the protein MGQRGKKELIVQDLVEKFSNAKSAVLTDYRGLNVEEVTELRAKLREAGVEYKVAKNTLTYLAAKETGYEDIKEYLSGPIAIAFSSEDPVAPAKILSDFAKDHDNLEIKSGILSGDILDADGIKALADIPPREVLLAQIARGMKAPISGLVYSLKYPINGLVYALNAVKEKKAE
- the rplA gene encoding 50S ribosomal protein L1, whose product is MSKRYNKSLAKVDRHKLYEIKEALELAKETATANFDETIEVSVKLGIDTTKNDQQVRGAVVLPKGTGKEVKVIVFAQGEKVKEAESAGAEVVGGEELAERIQEGWLDFDVVVATPDMMSVVGKLGPILGPKGLMPNPKVGTVTFEVEQAVKDIKAGKVEYRADKGSNIHLPLGKDNFDVEDLYENFRTALETIVKVRPATAKGRYLLNIAVSSTMGPGIKIDPQAIINMIG
- the rplL gene encoding 50S ribosomal protein L7/L12; this translates as MTKEDILKAIEEMSVLELAELVEELEEKFDVSAAPAVAAAPAAGAAGAAEEQTEFDVVLTAAGSSKIKVIKAVRGVTDLGLKEAKALVDGAPSPVKEAVSKEEAEDVKSQLEEAGATVEIK
- the rplK gene encoding 50S ribosomal protein L11, with protein sequence MAKEVTGKISLQIPAGKANPAPPVGPALGQHGVNIMDFCKAFNAKTADQAGNIIPVEITVYADRSFDFITKTPPAANLLKKAAGIERASGEPNLNKVATVSLDDVKSIAELKMEDLNAASLESAMSMIKGTARSMGIVVEE
- the secE gene encoding preprotein translocase subunit SecE, with the protein product MAKKGSGAKVGKFFREVKAELKKVNWPKQKEVMSYTMVVIVTVLLVALFIGGIDFVFSSIIRPIILN
- the nusG gene encoding transcription termination/antitermination protein NusG, whose protein sequence is MESNIEWYAIHTYSGHEDKVKANLEQRIKTTKMEEKIFEILIPAEEKVKIKNGKKTVVKEKIFPGYALVKMVMDDDSWYVVRNTPGVIGFASAGTKPVPVKDTEMSKVLKDMGIEETKTEIDLEEGQNVRINEGPFEDFAGEIKEIDYEKAKLMVLVSMFGRETPVELEFDQVEKI